From Humisphaera borealis, the proteins below share one genomic window:
- a CDS encoding NHL repeat-containing protein, translated as MSASRLRLFVAGMIASFAVHAPFFTARVVTANAPATLPAPGFHAGRIAAKAITESSGLIASRAHPGVYWTHNDSGSPAEIFAIDATGKLLRTYAVAAKNIDWEDIAIDDAGTLYIADTGNNRRDRREVYVHAVAEPDPAKDAGAAALRVKTTWSLRYPGDKPFDAECLFVVGGKGYVVSKLLNLGQAGLYRFDIDPAKPRQVLEAVGVLPIRFPVTAGDVSADGKWLGINSVAGPYLFRIDGDVMKAPKVEPKRVTFASPKMEACTFTTEGLLATTEDNDLFLFRWKDFGVDPK; from the coding sequence ATGTCAGCGTCCCGTCTTCGTCTGTTCGTCGCAGGAATGATCGCATCATTCGCTGTACACGCCCCCTTCTTCACCGCACGAGTCGTCACCGCCAACGCTCCTGCAACGCTGCCGGCCCCCGGCTTCCACGCCGGGCGTATCGCCGCCAAGGCGATCACCGAAAGCTCCGGCCTGATCGCCAGCCGGGCCCATCCGGGGGTCTATTGGACGCACAACGACAGCGGCAGCCCGGCGGAGATATTCGCGATCGATGCCACGGGAAAGCTCCTCCGCACCTACGCCGTCGCGGCGAAGAACATCGATTGGGAAGACATCGCGATCGACGACGCCGGAACGCTCTACATCGCCGACACCGGCAACAACCGCCGCGACCGCAGGGAAGTCTATGTCCACGCCGTCGCCGAGCCCGACCCGGCCAAAGACGCCGGCGCAGCAGCGCTGCGCGTCAAGACCACCTGGTCGCTGCGTTATCCGGGCGACAAACCGTTCGACGCCGAGTGCCTGTTTGTCGTCGGCGGCAAGGGATACGTCGTCTCGAAGTTGCTGAACCTCGGCCAGGCCGGCCTCTACCGGTTCGATATCGACCCCGCCAAGCCCAGGCAGGTGCTGGAAGCCGTTGGTGTACTGCCGATCCGCTTCCCTGTGACCGCCGGCGACGTGTCGGCCGACGGCAAATGGCTGGGCATCAATAGCGTCGCCGGGCCGTACCTGTTCCGTATTGATGGCGACGTGATGAAGGCACCCAAGGTCGAGCCCAAACGAGTGACGTTTGCCAGCCCGAAGATGGAAGCCTGCACGTTCACCACCGAAGGTCTACTGGCGACGACCGAGGACAACGACCTGTTTCTATTCCGCTGGAAGGATTTCGG